Proteins co-encoded in one Actinobacillus succinogenes 130Z genomic window:
- a CDS encoding YbhB/YbcL family Raf kinase inhibitor-like protein, translated as MKVTSSAIINGAFEDKYGKRGNQFTPNGMPSYSVPFEISEAPADTKSFAVVVEDKDAITASGFVWIHWLIANLHRTSVSENESQTATDFIQGANSWASKLGGFSIEEASAYGGMAPPNCLHRYEIIVYALDTDLDLVQGFRFNELHFAMQGHVLAQASIMGTYDV; from the coding sequence ATGAAAGTAACTAGTTCAGCCATCATAAACGGTGCATTTGAAGACAAATACGGCAAACGCGGTAACCAATTTACCCCCAACGGCATGCCGAGTTATTCCGTTCCTTTTGAAATTAGCGAGGCGCCGGCGGATACCAAATCATTCGCCGTGGTAGTGGAAGATAAAGATGCGATTACCGCCAGCGGTTTTGTATGGATTCACTGGTTAATCGCCAATCTTCACCGTACTTCCGTCAGTGAAAATGAAAGCCAAACGGCAACGGATTTTATCCAGGGGGCGAATTCCTGGGCAAGTAAATTAGGCGGTTTTAGCATTGAAGAAGCGTCTGCTTACGGTGGTATGGCACCGCCGAATTGCCTGCATCGTTACGAAATTATCGTATATGCGCTGGATACGGATCTGGATTTGGTTCAAGGTTTTCGTTTTAATGAGCTGCACTTTGCTATGCAAGGACATGTTTTGGCACAAGCGTCGATAATGGGAACATACGACGTATAA
- the ytfE gene encoding iron-sulfur cluster repair protein YtfE yields MSFANQKLGEIAATIPGATQLFREYDLDFCCGGAEELSAAAQQKNINLAEIEAKLIKLQQNPTTPEKDWTTANYDEFTQFIVTRFHDRHREQLPELIRLAETVERVHAERDDCPAGLTTELQTLYDHLSQHFIKEEKVLFPMIRAGHYAMAVMPIRVMEMEHAEAGEQLETLQSLTNNVTVPADACATWRALYAGISTFIDDLMEHTHLENNILFPRVRAEA; encoded by the coding sequence ATGTCTTTTGCAAATCAAAAATTAGGCGAAATCGCCGCAACCATTCCCGGTGCAACTCAACTTTTCCGTGAATACGATTTAGACTTTTGCTGTGGCGGTGCGGAAGAATTATCTGCCGCCGCGCAACAAAAAAATATCAATCTTGCCGAAATTGAAGCAAAACTTATCAAATTACAACAAAACCCGACGACACCTGAAAAAGATTGGACGACGGCGAATTATGACGAATTCACGCAATTTATCGTCACGCGTTTTCATGATCGCCATCGCGAGCAATTACCGGAACTTATCCGTTTAGCCGAAACCGTCGAACGGGTACATGCGGAACGCGATGATTGTCCGGCAGGGCTAACGACGGAATTACAGACACTTTATGATCACTTAAGCCAACACTTTATTAAGGAAGAAAAAGTTCTCTTTCCAATGATTCGTGCCGGTCATTATGCAATGGCGGTTATGCCGATTCGGGTGATGGAAATGGAACACGCGGAAGCCGGCGAGCAGCTGGAAACCTTGCAATCCTTAACCAACAACGTGACTGTTCCGGCGGATGCCTGCGCCACATGGCGCGCGCTTTATGCCGGCATTTCCACATTTATTGACGACTTAATGGAACACACCCATCTGGAAAACAATATTCTGTTTCCGCGCGTACGTGCCGAAGCCTAA
- the qseC gene encoding quorum sensing histidine kinase QseC, translated as MKLLKRRSLRFRLIVILSLAALVIWSMATAIAWFQAKNEVNKMFDAQQILFAKRLASSDLGGMLLDRQFRYRFRSGHRARPKRYDDNALAFAIFTRHGQFVVGDEAKGDNILFAPRSGFTLAKPRGENDLWRIFWLPSNNGRLMIAVGQQIEYRNELVQDMVFGQMWVWIAGLPLLITLIIFLITKELKALKQVGDEMRKRSPESQQLLSTRNVPHEILPLVNGLNRFFNRTSNMLLRERRFTSDAAHELRSPLAGLRIQAELAQMAGDDVKLREEALNHLTDGIDRATQLIEQLLTLSRLDNLQQLDNLEEIHWEQLIPSVIGELYFNAEKRRMNLSFEHAETPNVQKGQPLLLSLMLRNVIDNAIKYCPEGSDIKVRLKKSSILVEDNGGGVSKEDLSKLGQRFYRPAGQNEKGSGLGLSIVFRIAELHHIKVRLENVMDFQGNREGLRVIFTL; from the coding sequence ATGAAACTCCTGAAACGACGTAGTTTGCGTTTTCGTTTGATTGTTATTTTATCTTTGGCGGCCTTAGTGATTTGGTCGATGGCAACGGCAATAGCCTGGTTCCAGGCAAAAAACGAAGTCAACAAAATGTTTGATGCGCAACAGATATTGTTTGCCAAGCGGTTAGCGTCTTCCGATTTGGGCGGGATGTTATTGGATCGACAATTTCGTTACCGATTTCGCAGCGGACACAGAGCAAGACCGAAACGTTATGATGATAATGCACTTGCTTTTGCCATTTTTACCCGTCACGGACAATTTGTTGTCGGAGATGAAGCTAAAGGCGATAATATCCTGTTTGCTCCTCGTTCGGGATTTACCCTGGCTAAACCTCGCGGAGAAAACGATTTATGGCGCATTTTTTGGCTGCCGTCGAATAATGGGCGGTTAATGATTGCCGTAGGACAGCAAATTGAGTATCGCAATGAGCTGGTGCAAGATATGGTTTTCGGTCAAATGTGGGTGTGGATTGCAGGCTTACCGTTGTTAATCACCCTGATTATTTTTCTGATTACCAAAGAATTGAAAGCATTAAAACAAGTAGGTGATGAGATGCGTAAGCGTTCGCCGGAATCACAACAGTTGCTTTCAACACGCAATGTGCCGCATGAAATTTTACCGTTGGTGAACGGATTAAACCGTTTTTTCAATCGGACATCCAATATGTTATTACGCGAACGTCGTTTTACCTCCGATGCCGCCCACGAATTGCGCAGTCCGTTAGCCGGATTGCGTATTCAAGCGGAATTGGCACAAATGGCGGGAGATGATGTAAAACTACGGGAAGAAGCGCTGAATCATTTAACCGACGGTATCGATCGTGCCACGCAGCTTATCGAACAGCTGTTAACTTTGTCTCGTTTGGATAATTTACAGCAACTGGATAATTTGGAAGAGATTCATTGGGAACAGCTGATTCCTTCGGTTATCGGCGAACTGTATTTTAATGCGGAAAAACGACGGATGAACTTATCCTTCGAACATGCGGAAACCCCGAACGTACAGAAAGGACAGCCTTTGTTATTATCTTTAATGTTACGCAATGTCATTGATAATGCGATAAAGTATTGCCCCGAAGGTTCGGATATTAAAGTGCGGTTAAAAAAATCCTCGATTTTGGTGGAAGACAATGGCGGAGGAGTAAGCAAGGAAGATCTATCCAAACTCGGACAGCGGTTTTATCGTCCCGCCGGGCAAAATGAAAAGGGCAGCGGGTTGGGGCTATCCATCGTATTTCGTATTGCCGAGTTACACCATATAAAAGTGCGGTTGGAAAATGTGATGGATTTTCAGGGAAATCGCGAAGGTTTACGTGTGATTTTTACACTTTAA